The Methylomusa anaerophila genome has a segment encoding these proteins:
- a CDS encoding uracil-xanthine permease family protein: MNQLHLKYNVEDKPPLGRSLLFGLQWMAIIMPMVIFSGKAVAGMQFSDPAQQIVYIQKIFFIIGISILIQVLCGHKLPLVIGPAAVLLVGITASQGSSISSVYTSILVGGLLLAILSSSGLLKYVQKLFTPRVVATILILISFTLIPMILQLIFAAAQISPLANLLFALVFLLLLFLANKSLKGIWRSTLIAWSMVVGSIVYVVLFPQAVPVMNSTGKIFSGFFQDFNTAFSLDFGTLTAFIICFLALAINDLGSIQSIGDMLYAGDMPKRITKGITLTGVFNIFAGFLGVIGPVNYSLSPGVIASTGVASRFTLLPAGIGLILTAFLPPVINVIGIIPSAVIGSTFIYTMCSQLAAGLLLAFHSMKNFRLEDGLILGLPLMLGVLISFLPTDALASFPLWLKPVLGNGFVVGVIAVLIMEHIVYRPLKNKAA; this comes from the coding sequence ATGAATCAACTCCATTTAAAATACAATGTGGAAGACAAGCCTCCTTTGGGGCGCAGCCTGCTTTTCGGCTTGCAGTGGATGGCGATTATCATGCCTATGGTTATTTTTTCCGGCAAGGCTGTGGCTGGAATGCAGTTTTCCGATCCTGCCCAGCAAATTGTGTATATCCAAAAAATTTTTTTCATCATAGGTATTTCCATTTTGATTCAGGTACTCTGCGGGCATAAACTGCCGCTGGTGATTGGCCCGGCCGCCGTGCTCCTGGTCGGTATCACGGCCAGCCAGGGTTCGTCCATCAGCTCTGTCTATACCTCGATTCTGGTTGGCGGCCTGCTTCTGGCTATATTAAGCAGCAGCGGTTTGCTTAAGTATGTTCAAAAGCTTTTTACCCCCCGAGTGGTAGCTACCATCCTGATCTTGATCAGTTTTACCCTGATTCCGATGATACTCCAGCTTATTTTTGCCGCCGCTCAAATCAGCCCCCTGGCCAATCTTCTTTTTGCGCTGGTTTTTCTCCTGCTATTGTTTCTGGCCAATAAAAGTTTAAAAGGAATTTGGAGGTCCACTCTGATTGCCTGGTCAATGGTTGTCGGAAGCATTGTATATGTCGTCCTCTTTCCGCAGGCTGTTCCTGTTATGAATTCTACCGGGAAAATCTTTTCCGGTTTTTTTCAGGATTTTAATACGGCATTCTCGCTGGACTTCGGAACGCTCACCGCTTTTATCATTTGTTTTCTGGCTCTTGCCATCAACGATCTGGGCTCCATCCAATCCATCGGTGATATGTTATATGCCGGAGATATGCCAAAGAGGATTACCAAAGGGATCACCCTGACCGGAGTGTTCAACATTTTCGCCGGTTTTTTGGGTGTCATCGGGCCGGTGAATTATTCCTTAAGTCCCGGTGTGATTGCTTCCACAGGCGTAGCGTCAAGATTTACTTTGCTTCCCGCAGGCATCGGACTGATATTGACAGCGTTCCTGCCTCCTGTTATTAATGTAATCGGAATCATTCCTTCGGCCGTTATCGGCAGTACATTCATTTATACGATGTGTTCCCAGCTTGCGGCCGGATTGCTTCTGGCGTTTCATTCCATGAAGAATTTTCGGCTGGAAGACGGCTTGATTCTGGGCTTGCCGCTCATGCTCGGAGTGTTGATATCTTTTCTGCCGACGGACGCCTTGGCTTCATTTCCGCTCTGGCTGAAACCGGTGCTTGGTAATGGCTTTGTGGTCGGAGTAATCGCTGTACTCATCATGGAGCATATCGTTTACCGGCCGTTAAAAAATAAAGCGGCCTAG
- a CDS encoding toxin HicA, giving the protein MSQLEKLLLRIINNPKTVRFEELDKLLQRAEFERFQPKGGSSHYTYRKDDYHMTIPRKTPYIKEIYVKCAIEAIGDYFSKEMDEDAE; this is encoded by the coding sequence ATGAGTCAATTGGAAAAATTACTATTGCGTATCATCAATAACCCCAAGACCGTTCGATTTGAAGAATTGGATAAACTGCTGCAAAGAGCGGAGTTCGAGCGTTTCCAGCCAAAGGGAGGGTCAAGTCATTATACTTATCGAAAAGATGATTACCATATGACCATACCTCGAAAAACGCCTTATATCAAAGAAATCTATGTAAAATGTGCAATTGAGGCGATAGGAGACTATTTTAGCAAGGAGATGGATGAAGATGCCGAATGA
- a CDS encoding glycosyl hydrolase family 18 protein — protein sequence MTTFCIQTPEVLAYYLGNERSGLRYQYLQQFSPWITYLAIVNYTVNETGNLQGSTDPEFLAEVLNLGISPLVVPQNFTGTTFSSAVIHRILTNPQAQQNFIDNLLSILHRYPYHGWNLDIEAVSPQDRDRFSQFSRRLLAWARTEPYLASTAIEAQTPGQHSGHDYRALAKANDFLMIMAYDEHWAGGEPGPIASIPWIKSVIQNALSQVPASQIILGIPLYGLDWQVPIQRGKLATPISFREAMALAEKYDSDINWSSEAKEPYFSYKKSGRQHIVWFQNPRSWAAKLNLVFKYNLRGIGLWEMENADPEFWNTLKKIKVHSN from the coding sequence ATGACAACATTCTGCATACAAACTCCTGAGGTATTGGCTTACTATCTCGGGAATGAAAGATCGGGGCTTCGTTATCAATATTTACAGCAGTTTTCCCCCTGGATAACGTATTTAGCCATTGTCAATTATACCGTCAACGAAACCGGAAATTTACAAGGCTCCACCGACCCGGAATTTCTTGCGGAAGTGCTGAACTTGGGAATCAGCCCGTTGGTAGTACCACAAAACTTCACCGGAACAACTTTTAGCTCCGCAGTAATTCATCGGATTTTAACCAACCCGCAGGCCCAACAAAACTTTATCGACAACTTGTTAAGTATCCTACATCGCTATCCCTATCATGGCTGGAATCTAGATATTGAGGCGGTATCCCCGCAAGACCGGGATCGTTTTAGCCAGTTCTCCAGGCGGCTTCTGGCATGGGCCAGAACTGAGCCTTACCTGGCGTCTACGGCGATAGAGGCTCAGACGCCAGGTCAACATTCAGGGCACGATTACCGGGCCCTGGCTAAAGCCAACGATTTTTTAATGATAATGGCCTATGATGAACACTGGGCGGGAGGCGAACCCGGCCCCATCGCTTCAATCCCCTGGATAAAAAGCGTAATCCAAAATGCCTTGTCACAAGTTCCGGCGAGCCAAATTATTTTAGGAATTCCCCTTTATGGTTTGGACTGGCAGGTTCCCATACAAAGAGGCAAGCTGGCAACACCGATTTCATTCCGCGAAGCAATGGCACTGGCCGAAAAATATGACAGCGATATTAACTGGAGTTCGGAAGCCAAAGAACCATATTTCAGTTACAAGAAAAGTGGCCGACAGCACATAGTTTGGTTTCAAAACCCCAGGAGTTGGGCCGCTAAGCTTAACCTGGTCTTTAAATACAACCTGCGGGGGATAGGATTGTGGGAAATGGAGAATGCAGACCCGGAATTTTGGAACACACTTAAGAAAATAAAAGTGCATTCCAATTAA
- a CDS encoding type II toxin-antitoxin system RelB/DinJ family antitoxin codes for MAQALVNIRMDEELKKNLEQTCNELGMNMTTAFTIFAKKVTREKRIPFDVSIDPFYSDSNMAHLRRGVQALNAGQGVEHELIEADGE; via the coding sequence ATGGCACAAGCACTTGTAAATATCCGCATGGATGAAGAATTAAAGAAGAATTTGGAGCAGACTTGTAACGAACTGGGAATGAACATGACAACAGCCTTCACTATTTTTGCAAAAAAAGTAACCAGAGAAAAACGAATACCCTTTGACGTTTCCATTGATCCTTTTTATTCTGACAGCAACATGGCACATTTGCGGCGCGGCGTGCAAGCACTGAACGCGGGCCAGGGCGTGGAACATGAGCTTATTGAGGCAGATGGTGAATGA
- a CDS encoding GNAT family N-acetyltransferase produces the protein MIKVTIRGVRLEDLDRVAEIEAVCFPAAEAAPRKSFKERITTFPEYFLVAETDDLIGLINGCATNSPVIYDELFHNTSLHIPAGENLAVFGLDVIPAYRKQGIAAQLMHHFIQIAKNTGRKRVILTCKHELVHYYESFGYRNNGISGSTHGGSQWFDMTLVL, from the coding sequence ATGATAAAGGTAACGATCCGAGGAGTTCGATTAGAAGATTTGGACCGCGTAGCTGAAATAGAGGCGGTTTGCTTTCCTGCGGCAGAAGCAGCACCGCGGAAGTCATTCAAAGAAAGGATTACGACTTTCCCTGAATACTTCCTTGTAGCCGAAACAGACGATTTGATTGGTCTTATCAACGGATGTGCCACTAACAGTCCCGTTATTTATGATGAGCTTTTTCATAATACAAGTCTCCATATCCCGGCTGGTGAGAACTTAGCCGTTTTTGGGCTAGATGTTATTCCGGCATATCGTAAACAGGGAATTGCTGCTCAGTTAATGCATCATTTTATTCAAATAGCCAAGAATACCGGTCGAAAAAGAGTCATTCTGACGTGTAAGCATGAGTTAGTTCATTACTATGAGTCATTCGGTTACAGGAATAACGGAATTTCAGGATCAACACACGGTGGATCTCAGTGGTTTGATATGACACTTGTTCTCTGA
- a CDS encoding type II toxin-antitoxin system HicB family antitoxin: MPNEKNLDYYMSLPYREVIESSPEGGYVATIPDLKGCITQAETLTELVDMIKDAKMCWLESALDYGTEIPEPTSEAHDEYSGSYRLRIPKSLHKELAIRAKQEKVSLNSMTTYAISKGLASLK; this comes from the coding sequence ATGCCGAATGAGAAAAATCTTGATTACTATATGTCATTGCCGTATCGTGAAGTCATAGAGTCTTCACCGGAAGGCGGTTATGTTGCGACAATCCCTGACCTCAAGGGGTGCATAACACAGGCAGAAACACTTACGGAGTTAGTGGATATGATTAAAGACGCGAAAATGTGCTGGTTAGAGAGTGCGTTGGATTATGGAACTGAAATTCCGGAACCAACCTCGGAAGCACATGATGAATATAGCGGAAGCTATAGACTTAGAATTCCTAAGTCGTTACACAAAGAATTGGCTATAAGAGCAAAACAAGAAAAAGTTAGCCTTAATTCGATGACAACATATGCGATTAGCAAAGGGTTGGCGTCACTTAAGTAG
- a CDS encoding GAF domain-containing sensor histidine kinase, whose protein sequence is MKIIKRYTKVECVGARFFNDDSYISYEAQIGFAKELWEKESEYSTENSFYYCSNTFKVVDKITEEGKPKFAKRCLEFGYGTVAAIPITYQGKVLGALCLADHQPEKLSAETIYFLEMVAPLIGETFQMFKLELEIARLKQLELVGQMAVSISQEIRNPLTILRSSLEMLSNKSQNKYRDYFELMITEVERIKLIINEFLSFAKENNTLSLANINQIIRSLESFINSQAFKHNVSLYFDLGTTPNIELNKAKIRQLILNLTTNAIEAMPQGGILIVRTYKTDEGVTLLIKDTGAGIPPEILDNIGTPFLTTQPAGTGLGLAVCYSIVSQHNAVMDVKTGKDGTTFIIKFRRHLS, encoded by the coding sequence GTGAAAATAATTAAGCGATATACTAAAGTTGAGTGTGTTGGCGCCAGATTTTTTAATGACGATAGTTATATTTCTTATGAAGCGCAAATTGGTTTCGCAAAAGAACTTTGGGAAAAGGAATCAGAATATTCGACTGAAAATAGCTTTTATTATTGTTCTAACACATTTAAAGTTGTAGACAAAATAACTGAAGAAGGAAAGCCTAAATTCGCAAAGCGTTGTTTAGAGTTTGGCTATGGGACGGTTGCCGCTATCCCCATTACTTATCAAGGAAAGGTTCTTGGTGCTTTATGTCTTGCCGACCATCAGCCAGAAAAATTATCAGCAGAGACCATTTATTTTTTGGAAATGGTAGCGCCGCTAATTGGCGAAACTTTTCAAATGTTTAAACTGGAATTGGAAATCGCCAGGTTAAAACAGCTGGAACTCGTTGGGCAAATGGCGGTGAGCATTAGTCAAGAAATTCGTAATCCATTAACGATCTTACGTAGCTCGTTGGAAATGCTCAGCAACAAAAGTCAAAATAAATACAGAGATTATTTTGAACTGATGATAACAGAAGTGGAACGAATTAAATTAATTATAAATGAATTCCTATCATTTGCCAAAGAGAATAATACATTATCTTTGGCAAATATTAATCAGATAATTAGAAGTTTAGAATCCTTTATAAATTCACAAGCTTTTAAACATAACGTTAGCTTATATTTCGATTTAGGAACAACTCCCAATATCGAGTTAAACAAAGCAAAAATCCGCCAGTTAATTTTAAACTTAACCACTAATGCAATAGAGGCTATGCCCCAAGGCGGGATACTTATAGTAAGAACTTATAAAACTGATGAGGGTGTCACTCTTCTTATTAAAGACACAGGGGCGGGCATTCCACCGGAGATTTTGGATAATATTGGTACTCCGTTTTTAACTACCCAGCCTGCGGGAACAGGACTTGGATTGGCTGTATGTTACAGTATAGTTTCCCAGCATAATGCAGTAATGGATGTTAAGACCGGAAAAGACGGAACTACTTTTATAATTAAATTTAGGAGGCACTTAAGTTAA
- a CDS encoding AbrB/MazE/SpoVT family DNA-binding domain-containing protein, with translation MKATGIVRKMDELGRVVIPIELRRTFGIEEKDGLEIYVHNDRIILRKYEPACVFCGNADEVINFKGKNVCKDCLAIMSQQAV, from the coding sequence ATGAAAGCAACGGGGATTGTCAGAAAAATGGACGAACTCGGCAGAGTAGTAATACCTATCGAACTGCGCCGTACCTTTGGCATTGAAGAAAAGGATGGTCTCGAAATATATGTCCATAATGATCGTATCATTTTAAGAAAATATGAACCTGCCTGTGTATTCTGTGGCAACGCCGATGAAGTTATTAACTTCAAGGGCAAAAACGTTTGTAAAGATTGTCTTGCGATTATGAGTCAGCAAGCAGTCTAA
- a CDS encoding Txe/YoeB family addiction module toxin: protein MKKIWFDEAWTDYIYWQGEDKKAVKRINSLLKDIERGNYDGIGKPELLRGDLSGFWSRRIDETNRLVYRISGEIIEILSCKGHYDD, encoded by the coding sequence ATGAAGAAAATCTGGTTTGATGAAGCATGGACGGACTATATCTATTGGCAGGGAGAGGACAAAAAGGCAGTAAAACGTATCAATTCTTTGCTAAAAGACATAGAACGCGGCAACTATGATGGTATCGGGAAGCCGGAACTGCTAAGAGGAGATTTAAGTGGTTTTTGGAGTAGGCGCATTGATGAAACAAACAGACTTGTCTATCGGATAAGCGGCGAAATTATAGAGATTCTTTCATGCAAAGGCCATTATGATGATTAG
- the citC gene encoding [citrate (pro-3S)-lyase] ligase, translating into MAFNNLKYSTFDFKIDGGKTSVWADFEERVIDLNSSRETEAVRRFLSRFDLTFEAVDLDYTVAFYREDEIIATGSIAGEVFRNIAVAAHLQGEGLTAAVISHLMREAAGKGVYHYFVYTKPDTAVLFGSLGFNEIARVEPHVVLLEAGLGSIRDYCAELSTQAENLPAGPRAALVVNCNPFTLGHKAVIAKAAQENAAAIVMVVSTERSIFPFATRLRLVREGLAEYDNILLLPGGKYVISAATFPGYFTKGTATIDAQTRLDATVFARHIAPALKVTKRYVGEEPYCPVTRAYNQALNDILPQYGIAVKVMPRITFNGEAISASQVRELIRSEDWDRIKHLVPDTTYRYLVSEEAKPVIDKIKGSNARH; encoded by the coding sequence GTGGCATTTAATAATCTGAAATATAGTACGTTTGACTTCAAAATTGATGGAGGGAAGACGTCGGTGTGGGCTGACTTTGAAGAACGGGTAATCGATTTAAACAGCAGCCGGGAAACGGAAGCTGTCCGGAGATTCTTAAGCCGGTTTGACTTAACCTTTGAAGCGGTAGATCTTGACTACACGGTGGCATTTTACCGGGAAGACGAGATAATTGCCACAGGTTCTATTGCCGGCGAAGTATTTCGCAACATTGCCGTTGCCGCTCACCTGCAGGGAGAAGGCTTGACTGCCGCTGTTATCAGTCATCTGATGCGGGAGGCCGCCGGTAAAGGCGTTTATCATTACTTTGTCTACACCAAACCTGACACAGCCGTTCTTTTTGGTTCGTTGGGATTTAACGAAATTGCCAGGGTGGAGCCGCATGTGGTGCTATTGGAGGCAGGTCTTGGCTCCATACGGGATTATTGCGCGGAGCTATCAACGCAAGCCGAAAACTTGCCGGCAGGGCCCCGGGCGGCTTTGGTGGTAAATTGCAACCCCTTTACTTTGGGGCATAAAGCCGTGATTGCCAAAGCCGCGCAGGAAAACGCCGCCGCCATTGTAATGGTGGTGAGTACGGAGAGATCGATTTTTCCTTTTGCTACCCGTCTGCGGCTGGTGCGGGAAGGCTTGGCTGAGTATGACAATATCCTGCTGCTGCCGGGAGGTAAATACGTCATATCGGCGGCGACATTTCCTGGGTACTTTACTAAAGGTACCGCCACCATTGACGCCCAGACCAGGCTGGACGCAACCGTTTTTGCCCGTCATATCGCTCCGGCGCTGAAAGTAACCAAACGCTATGTAGGTGAAGAACCCTATTGCCCTGTTACCCGTGCCTATAATCAGGCCTTAAACGATATATTGCCTCAATACGGTATCGCAGTTAAGGTTATGCCGCGCATCACCTTCAACGGAGAAGCAATAAGCGCTTCGCAGGTGCGCGAGCTAATCCGCTCCGAAGACTGGGACAGGATCAAACACCTTGTGCCGGATACCACCTATCGGTATCTTGTTTCAGAAGAAGCTAAACCAGTTATTGACAAAATTAAAGGAAGCAACGCCCGCCATTAG
- a CDS encoding cation-translocating P-type ATPase, whose product MKPWFQMMADETIRQLESEAVRGLSSAEAAGRLAEHGYNELTEKEQESLWQKFLAQFKNVLVLILVAASGISVLIGEAVDSLVIIAIVILNAVLGVFQESRAERALAALKKMNAAASKVIRDGAIVVIPARELVPGDIALLDAGDYVPADMRILESVNLKIEEASLTGESVPVDKDSREFAGDIPLAERHNMAFMGTIVTYGRGRGIVVATAMQTEIGKIAGMLHSVAQELTPLQKKLAEFGKILAMLCLGVCTVVFGIGIYHGYFNDGILALAEIQDMLMVSISLAVAAIPEGLPAIVAMVLAFGMQRMAKKNAIVKKLHTVETLGSVSVICTDKTGTLTQNQMMVAQIFIFTNMFTVSGYGYKPEGKFLTGEKPVRIDEEEELALLLQASLLCNDAELRQSPADQTWSVVGDPTEGALLVAAAKGGYRKDALSAQYPRIQEFPFDSGRKMMTTFHQADGKILAFSKGAPDILLSRCTRTAASGTIRPLTNSDKEAIRAANQEMASQALRVLAVAYRDFDQAPDLSNPDGTEKDLIMIGLVGMIDPPRSEAKLAVEICRQAGIRTTMITGDHPETAFAIAKYLGIAGDGQGVITGRMLDTMPAEELRQQVRRASVFARVSPEHKLAIVDALQTSGFITAMTGDGVNDAPALKKADIGVAMGITGTDVAKATADMVITDDNFATIVSAVEEGRVIYANIRKFVYFLLSCNTAEVVVIFFAMLLGWPVPLLPTQLLWVNLVTDGFPALALGLEKKEPNVMRLKPRDPAEPLLTGNMRLLIGIQSLVMSITVLFAFQYGLMASNGNLAIAHTFAFITLMATQIICAYAARSERYSVFQLGVFSNRYLNMGVALSFLLMLLSVYGPLQEVFKTVRPELKDWLILGALAPIPFIAAELTKFGSRLFFKTPK is encoded by the coding sequence GTGAAACCGTGGTTCCAAATGATGGCGGACGAAACAATTCGTCAGCTTGAATCCGAAGCGGTAAGAGGCTTATCTTCAGCAGAAGCTGCCGGACGATTGGCCGAACATGGCTACAATGAGTTAACAGAAAAAGAACAGGAAAGCCTTTGGCAAAAATTTTTGGCCCAGTTCAAAAACGTCCTTGTACTGATTCTCGTGGCAGCCAGTGGAATTTCTGTTCTCATCGGAGAAGCAGTCGATTCCCTGGTTATTATCGCCATCGTAATTCTTAATGCCGTACTGGGGGTTTTTCAAGAATCCAGGGCGGAAAGAGCATTGGCTGCCTTGAAAAAAATGAATGCTGCTGCTTCCAAAGTGATCCGCGACGGCGCTATTGTCGTTATTCCCGCAAGAGAGTTGGTTCCCGGCGATATAGCATTATTGGACGCCGGTGATTATGTTCCCGCCGATATGCGTATTCTTGAGTCAGTCAATCTAAAAATAGAGGAAGCCTCTTTAACCGGGGAATCGGTACCGGTGGATAAAGATTCCCGGGAATTTGCCGGTGATATACCCCTGGCCGAGCGGCATAACATGGCGTTCATGGGCACTATTGTCACCTATGGCAGGGGTAGAGGCATTGTAGTGGCTACGGCCATGCAAACCGAAATCGGCAAGATCGCCGGCATGCTTCACTCTGTCGCCCAAGAGCTTACACCCCTGCAAAAAAAGCTGGCGGAGTTCGGTAAAATTCTCGCTATGCTTTGCCTGGGTGTCTGTACTGTTGTATTTGGCATAGGAATTTACCATGGATACTTCAATGACGGCATTTTAGCGTTGGCGGAAATTCAAGACATGCTCATGGTTTCTATTAGTCTGGCAGTCGCCGCTATTCCGGAAGGGCTTCCCGCAATTGTGGCCATGGTCTTAGCTTTTGGCATGCAGCGTATGGCCAAGAAAAATGCTATTGTGAAAAAGCTGCACACAGTCGAAACATTAGGAAGTGTATCGGTCATCTGTACGGATAAAACCGGAACCCTGACCCAAAATCAGATGATGGTGGCCCAAATTTTCATTTTCACCAACATGTTTACTGTCAGCGGCTACGGATATAAGCCGGAAGGAAAATTTCTGACCGGTGAAAAGCCGGTAAGAATAGATGAGGAAGAGGAGCTGGCGCTGCTTTTGCAAGCTTCCCTATTATGCAACGACGCTGAGTTGAGGCAGTCGCCGGCTGACCAAACATGGTCGGTTGTCGGTGATCCGACGGAAGGGGCACTCCTCGTTGCAGCGGCAAAAGGGGGCTATCGTAAGGATGCCCTGTCGGCTCAATATCCCCGGATTCAGGAATTTCCCTTTGATTCCGGGCGCAAGATGATGACCACATTCCACCAGGCAGATGGAAAAATCCTGGCTTTTTCCAAGGGAGCGCCCGACATCCTGCTAAGTCGCTGCACCCGCACTGCGGCAAGCGGAACAATCCGTCCTTTGACAAATTCGGATAAGGAGGCAATTCGGGCAGCTAATCAGGAGATGGCGTCACAAGCTTTACGGGTTCTGGCGGTGGCATACCGGGACTTTGATCAGGCGCCTGACCTGTCAAATCCCGACGGAACTGAGAAGGATTTGATTATGATCGGGCTTGTGGGTATGATTGACCCGCCGCGCAGCGAAGCCAAACTGGCTGTGGAGATTTGCCGGCAAGCGGGAATTCGGACCACAATGATTACCGGGGATCATCCGGAAACAGCTTTTGCCATTGCCAAATACCTGGGAATTGCCGGTGACGGCCAAGGGGTTATTACCGGACGCATGCTGGATACCATGCCGGCGGAAGAATTGCGGCAACAAGTACGCAGGGCCAGTGTATTTGCCCGCGTTTCTCCGGAACATAAGCTGGCTATCGTAGATGCGTTGCAAACCAGCGGTTTCATCACGGCCATGACCGGCGACGGCGTCAATGACGCCCCGGCGCTGAAAAAGGCTGATATTGGCGTAGCAATGGGCATAACCGGCACGGATGTGGCCAAAGCTACCGCCGACATGGTAATTACCGATGACAATTTTGCCACGATTGTGTCGGCTGTAGAAGAAGGGCGGGTAATCTACGCTAACATCCGTAAATTTGTCTATTTCCTGCTCTCCTGTAACACTGCGGAAGTAGTAGTAATCTTCTTTGCCATGTTGTTGGGCTGGCCGGTCCCATTATTGCCCACCCAGCTTTTGTGGGTAAACCTGGTGACAGACGGTTTTCCGGCCCTTGCCCTCGGTCTGGAAAAGAAAGAACCCAATGTCATGCGTCTTAAGCCCCGTGACCCGGCCGAACCCCTGCTGACCGGAAATATGCGGCTGCTGATCGGCATTCAGAGCCTGGTAATGAGCATTACGGTACTCTTCGCGTTTCAATATGGCTTGATGGCCAGCAATGGTAATTTGGCGATTGCCCACACTTTCGCGTTCATCACCTTGATGGCAACGCAGATTATTTGCGCCTATGCCGCGAGGTCGGAACGTTATTCCGTATTTCAATTAGGCGTTTTCAGCAACAGGTACTTGAATATGGGAGTCGCGCTTTCATTCCTCCTCATGCTGCTTTCCGTTTACGGCCCGTTACAAGAAGTGTTTAAAACAGTCCGGCCTGAACTGAAGGACTGGCTTATCCTTGGCGCACTGGCCCCCATACCCTTTATAGCTGCTGAGTTGACCAAATTTGGCAGCCGATTATTTTTCAAGACTCCCAAGTGA
- a CDS encoding universal stress protein has product MKKDILVPYDGSKNATEALHLAITLAKLLQEKLIVLNVQPSFRTVHTKMFFSEQTIHEYQEQLFRETVAPAKEILEGSGIEYKLKLRIGDAKEQIHQEATLGNTVQPGCATTGVRMIIMGSRGMNPILGGVLGSVSYGVVNSAPCPVTIVPFSCSE; this is encoded by the coding sequence ATGAAAAAAGATATTCTTGTTCCCTATGATGGATCGAAAAATGCCACCGAAGCGTTGCATTTGGCTATTACTCTGGCCAAACTACTGCAGGAAAAGCTTATCGTATTGAATGTTCAGCCGAGCTTTCGTACCGTACACACAAAGATGTTTTTCTCCGAGCAAACCATTCACGAATACCAGGAACAACTTTTTCGCGAGACAGTTGCCCCGGCAAAAGAAATACTGGAAGGTAGCGGGATAGAATATAAACTAAAACTGAGAATCGGCGATGCCAAGGAACAGATTCACCAGGAGGCAACGCTGGGTAATACCGTCCAACCTGGATGTGCAACAACCGGTGTGCGTATGATCATTATGGGCTCACGGGGAATGAATCCGATACTCGGCGGAGTGCTTGGCAGCGTAAGTTACGGCGTGGTCAACAGCGCTCCCTGCCCCGTCACCATCGTTCCCTTTTCTTGTTCTGAATAA
- a CDS encoding site-specific integrase: protein MSKFTAYSSSNVYAAFNAVDSGHIHPTLLLKQGVNIKVISERLGHSTVNMTLNTYSHLMPDMQQTAIAALDKMDMGKHNSETEEATQRL from the coding sequence ATGTCCAAGTTTACCGCTTATAGTTCTTCTAACGTCTACGCCGCTTTTAATGCGGTAGATAGCGGCCATATTCACCCCACACTACTTTTAAAGCAAGGGGTAAATATCAAGGTCATATCTGAGCGGCTAGGTCACAGCACTGTAAATATGACATTGAACACCTATAGCCACTTAATGCCCGATATGCAGCAGACGGCTATTGCTGCTCTTGATAAAATGGATATGGGCAAGCACAACAGCGAAACGGAAGAAGCCACACAACGCCTATAG